The DNA window TCGTGGATCCGGTTGTGCCGGATCACCACGTCGATCGCGGCGTGCAGCTTGATCCCGCCGATCTCGTACCCGTAGAACTCGCGCTTCAGCGCGATGTTGTAGATGTGGTTGTCCTCGATGGTGGAGAAGACGCAGCCCAGGTGGCCGACGATGCCGTTCTGCCCGCAGTCGTGGACGGTGTTGCGGCGGATCACGTGCGAGCCGATGTGCTCACGGTCCCAGCCGATCTGCCGGGCCGCGAAGACCGACTCCAGCTGGTACTGGTAACCGGGCTTGTCGCCGCGCTCGGTGGCGTAGTTGTGGCCGGTCGACGCCTCCTTGCCGATCGAGATCGCCGAGCACTTCGCGTCGTGGATGTGGTTGTCCTCGATGATCCAGCCCTTGGCCCAGTTCGGGCCGATCAGCCCGGGCTGGTCGGCGGTGGGCGGCGTCCACGGGGTGGCTGCCTGGCAGAGTTCGAAGCCGCGCACGGTGATGTAGTCCAGGTGCGGCAGGAGCGGATAGAAGACCGACCGGCGTACGTTGATCTCGGTGAGCTCGGTGTTCGGATCGGCGCCCTGGAAGTTCGCCCAAATCGTCGTCTCCGCGGGCCCCACCTCGGCGTACCAGACCAGCAGGGTCCGTTCCGGCTCCCGGATCCGGTCGGTGACGCCGGTCCAGTCGTCGACCACCTCGATCCGCTTCTCCGGCGCGACCACCTCGGCGCGCGAGCCGGCCTCGTAGAAGCTGACGCCGTTGAGGTAGACGTCACCCAGATGCTTGCCGTAGACGACCCAGTCCCCGGCGATCTCCTCGGCGAACGGGTTGAAGTCGCCGAAGAGCGTGTTGGGCACGGTCGCCCGCCACACGGTTCCCTCGTCCGGCTCCCAGGTGGTGATCCGCTCGGAGCCCTTGATGACGACGTGCTCGCCCTCGGCCGCCTGGTAGGTGATGCGCCGGGTGTCGCTCAGGCCGCCGCGCCGTGGCGTGACCCATTCCCGGTACTCGCCGGCGTGCACGACCACGGTGTCCCCGGGCCGGGCGAGCGCGGCGGCCCGGTTGATGGTCCGCAACGGACGCTGCGGAGATCCGTCGGCGTCGTCGTTGCCGGTGGTCGCCACATGCAGCGATGTCATCTCGTATGGCCTTTCTATCCTTTGACGGCGCCGGTGAGGCCACCGACGATGCGACGCTCGAACAGGCTGAAGAACACCAGCGCCGGGATCATCGACAACGATGTGAACGCGAGCACCTTCGCGGTGTCGACCGAATACTGCGACGCGAACGCCTGCACGCCCAGGGGCAGCGTGAATCCATCCTGGTCGTTGAGGATGAACAGCGGCAACAGGTAACTGTTCCAGCTGTTCACGAACGCGAGGATGCCGGTGGTGATCAGGCCCGGCACGCTCAGCGGCAGCACCATCCGCCAGAAGAAGCCGAGCCGGCTGCATCTGTCGATGGCGGCGGCCTCCTCGATCTCCCGGGGGATCGCGCGCAGGAACGGGACCAGGATGATGATCGTGGTGGGGAGCCCGAAGGCGATCTGCGGCAGGATGACGCCGGGCAGCGTGTTCACCAGCCCGAGGTTCTTCACCAGGATGTACAGCGGCGTGATGGCGACCGTCGCCGGGAACATCAGGCCGGCGGCGAACAGGGCGTACAGGGCGCCTCGGCCTTTGAATCGGTAGCGGGCCAGGACGTAACTGGCCATCACGCCGAGCACGACGACGCCGATCGTGGTGGTGAGCGCGACGATCGTGGAGTTGCCGACCTGACGCCAGAAGACCTCGCCGGTCAGCACGTTGGTGTAGTTGGAGAACACCCAGGGGTCGGGGAGGCCGGCCGGGTCGGTGGTGATCTGCGAGTTGGTCCGGAAGCCGCCGACGACGATGTAGAAGACGGGCCCGAGCATGAGACCGATCAGCACCAGCGCGACGAAATAGCGGGAATGTCTCATGCCTGTCCTTCGCTGTCCCGGCGCAGCACGAACCGCTGGTACACGAGCGCGATGATCATGGAAATG is part of the Actinoplanes missouriensis 431 genome and encodes:
- a CDS encoding right-handed parallel beta-helix repeat-containing protein gives rise to the protein MTSLHVATTGNDDADGSPQRPLRTINRAAALARPGDTVVVHAGEYREWVTPRRGGLSDTRRITYQAAEGEHVVIKGSERITTWEPDEGTVWRATVPNTLFGDFNPFAEEIAGDWVVYGKHLGDVYLNGVSFYEAGSRAEVVAPEKRIEVVDDWTGVTDRIREPERTLLVWYAEVGPAETTIWANFQGADPNTELTEINVRRSVFYPLLPHLDYITVRGFELCQAATPWTPPTADQPGLIGPNWAKGWIIEDNHIHDAKCSAISIGKEASTGHNYATERGDKPGYQYQLESVFAARQIGWDREHIGSHVIRRNTVHDCGQNGIVGHLGCVFSTIEDNHIYNIALKREFYGYEIGGIKLHAAIDVVIRHNRIHDCSLGTWLDWQTQGTRVSRNVYYNNNRDLFIEVSHGPYLVEHNVLASPAALELWSQGGAFVHNLIGGTLWLMPVMDRATPYHLPHSTQVAGYAFIVGGDDRWIGNVFVGGDPGAAYGGSVPEGGEPAHAGTAGYDAYPASFEEYLRRIDEQPPGDHQRYLGVKQAVYARDNVYAGGARAYAGERDAVTLSGGAVSVVEEGDEVYLVTDLPEGIGGPGITPVGGHDLERVRFADAEFEERDGTPAVIATDLTGAHKEQDRAYPAGPLAELAAGSSRIRVW
- a CDS encoding carbohydrate ABC transporter permease, coding for MRHSRYFVALVLIGLMLGPVFYIVVGGFRTNSQITTDPAGLPDPWVFSNYTNVLTGEVFWRQVGNSTIVALTTTIGVVVLGVMASYVLARYRFKGRGALYALFAAGLMFPATVAITPLYILVKNLGLVNTLPGVILPQIAFGLPTTIIILVPFLRAIPREIEEAAAIDRCSRLGFFWRMVLPLSVPGLITTGILAFVNSWNSYLLPLFILNDQDGFTLPLGVQAFASQYSVDTAKVLAFTSLSMIPALVFFSLFERRIVGGLTGAVKG